The Bosea sp. AS-1 region AGAGCGCATCGGAGTTGGTGTGAAAGAAGGGCGTCGTCCCGAGCAGGGGCAGCGCCTTCTTCACGCCGCCGCCGGTCTCGAGCAGTTCGGCGCGTTCGTCGGAAATGGTGATGCGCGGAGTGAGCCGGCCGGCGAGATGTGCCTCGACCTGACCGGCGAGGTGATGGACATTGACCACCGCCTGCTCGACGCCTGCATCCGCCAGCCGGTCGAGCATATGGTCGAGCATGGTCCGCCCGGCGATCTTCACCAGCGGCTTCGGCAGCGTGTCGGTGATCGGGCGCATGCGCTGGCCGAGCCCGGCCGCAAGCACCATGGCCCGGCGGATCGGCGGCGAGGCGGATGTGGTCACGCGAATCTCCCTGTTGGACGACCGAAGCTAGCAGACAAGCCCGCGAACCACATCGCCTCGCGGTCGAAGCTCGGCAGGAATCGTGCCGGCAATCAATCCATATAAAGACATCTTTATATCTTTGATTGCCTTTCGGCGCCCTCGCTGCTAGAGAGCGCGCCACATTCAGATCGAGCGATTGGAGCCAACCCGTGTCGGATTACATCGTCAAGGACATCGCGCTTGCGGATTACGGCCGCAAGGAAATCAACATGGCCCAGGACGAGATGCCGGGCCTGATGGCGGTCCGCGCCGAGAACAAGGGCAAGGCCCCGCTCAAGGGCGCGCGCATCGCCGGCTGCCTGCACATGACCATCCAGACCGCGGTTCTGATCGAGACGCTGAAGGAGCTCGGCGCCGATGTCCGCTGGTCCTCCTGCAACATCTTCTCGACCCAGGACCACGCCGCCGCCGCGATCGCCGCGACCGGCACGCCCGTCTTCGCCATCAAGGGCGAGACGCTGGAGGAGTACTGGGAGTACGTGCTGAAGACCGCGACCTGGGGCGATGGCGGCACGCCGAACATGATCCTCGACGATGGTGGCGACCTGACCATGCTGATCATCCTCGGCGCCGAGGCCGAGGCCGGCAACGCCGCCTTCCTCGACAAGCCGGGCAATGAGGAAGAGACGATCTTCTTCGCGCTGATCAAGCGCCAGCTCAAGGCCAATCCGGGCTGGTTCACCAAGACCCGCGCCGCGATCAAGGGCGTCTCGGAAGAGACCACCACCGGCGTGCACCGCCTCTACGAGCTCGCCAAGGCGAGCCGTCTGCCGTTCCCGGCGATCAACGTCAACGACAGCGTCACCAAGTCGAAGTTCGACAACCTGTATGGCTGCCGCGAGTCGCTGGTCGACGCCATCCGCCGCGGGACCGACGTCATGATGTCGGGCAAGGTCGCGGTCGTCGCCGGCTATGGCGACGTCGGCAAGGGCTCTGCCGCCTCGCTGCGCCAGGCCGGCTGCCGCGTGCTGGTCACCGAGGTCGACCCGATCTGCGCCCTGCAGGCCGCGATGGAAGGCTATGAGGTCGTGACCATGGAAGACGCTGCTCCGCGCGGCGACATCTTCTGCACGGCGACCGGCAATCTCGACGTCATCACCGTCGACCACATGCGCGCGATGAAGCACCGCGCCATCGTCTGCAACATCGGCCACTTCGACTCGGAGATTCAGGTCGCCGGCCTGAAGAACTTCAAGTGGGACAACGTCAAGCCGCAGGTCGACGAGATCGAGTTCCCCGACGGCAAGCGCATCATCCTGCTCTCGGAAGGCCGCCTCGTGAACCTCGGCAACGCCACGGGCCACCCGTCCTTCGTGATGTCCTGCTCATTCTCGAACCAGACGCTGGCCCAGATCGAGCTCTGGAACCACCACGCGAACTACGAG contains the following coding sequences:
- the ahcY gene encoding adenosylhomocysteinase yields the protein MSDYIVKDIALADYGRKEINMAQDEMPGLMAVRAENKGKAPLKGARIAGCLHMTIQTAVLIETLKELGADVRWSSCNIFSTQDHAAAAIAATGTPVFAIKGETLEEYWEYVLKTATWGDGGTPNMILDDGGDLTMLIILGAEAEAGNAAFLDKPGNEEETIFFALIKRQLKANPGWFTKTRAAIKGVSEETTTGVHRLYELAKASRLPFPAINVNDSVTKSKFDNLYGCRESLVDAIRRGTDVMMSGKVAVVAGYGDVGKGSAASLRQAGCRVLVTEVDPICALQAAMEGYEVVTMEDAAPRGDIFCTATGNLDVITVDHMRAMKHRAIVCNIGHFDSEIQVAGLKNFKWDNVKPQVDEIEFPDGKRIILLSEGRLVNLGNATGHPSFVMSCSFSNQTLAQIELWNHHANYENKVYTLPKHLDEKVAALHLAKVGAKLTKLNDAQAKYIGVPQAGPFKPDHYRY